The following nucleotide sequence is from Lacinutrix sp. Hel_I_90.
GTCGCGTGGGGTATCGTAACTATAAATTCGGGCCATTCCGCTCATCATATGGTAAAGTATATGGCAGTGAAAGAACCAATCTCCAGATTCATCCCCTTCGTTACCGCTGAATTCTATGGTTACTTCTTTCATTGGTGGAACATTCACGGTGTGTTTTAAAGGCGAATACTCCCCATTCTTATTGATAACCCTAAAGAAATGTCCGTGAAGGTGCATTGGATGGTGCATCATCGTGAGATTATTGAGGGTAATTCTTGTAATTTCTCCTTTTTTGATTTTTATTTTGTCTGCCTCATTTAATGGGACACCATTCATACTCCAAATATAACGTTGCATATTTCCGGTAAGATTGAGCAATATTTCCTTTACTGGAAGACTCTTATCATAACTTGTTTTCTCTGGCGATTTCAAATAATCGTAATTGTATTCCGCATTCATATCCATTCCATCCATTTGCATATCGTCCATTTTCATTCCTTCCATTTTTGAATGGTTCATTTTCATATCATCATTCTTCATATTCATTTCATCCATAGTTGCAGTTGAATCCTTCTTCATTTCCATCTTTGAATGGTCCATTTTAGAGTGGGCCATTTTTTTGTTCATCATTGAATCCTTTGGCATATTCATCTTTTCATTGTTCATCTTCATTCCATTCATCCCATCCATTCCTGCCCGTCCAGCAGGCGGGTTCATTCCGTCCATCTGCATACCATATTCTTCCTTCATTTCAAATCGTTCATCTTTTTTGGGTTGAAATTTTAGGGCGTGTGCACCCATTTTCATATCCATTTTTGCCATTTGCTGCATCATCTTTATTTTATCTGGCCGTGGTACAATTTCAGCAGGAAGGATTTCTCCGTTACCAATGTAAGCCATCGCAGTTCCCGAACCATCCTGTGCCATTGCCCTAAACTCAATTTTACCGCTATCAGGAATTGTCACTATAAAATCATACGTTTCGGCGGTGGCAATGAAGGTTTTATTATGCTCTACTGGCACAACATCTTTTCCATCGGCAGAAACCAAGGTTGGTATTCCACCTCCAAATGTCATCCAAAATTGTGTGGAAGATGAGCCGTTAATTACACGTAGCCGGACTTTTTCGCCCGCCTTAAATTCTGGATATTCAGGCTTTTGCTTCCCGTTGACCAGAAATGCCGGATAATAGACATCCGCTATATCGGCACCTTCCATCCGTTGTCGCCAAAAATCGAGCTGTGCGCCAAATGCACCACGTCCAATCACTTGATTGAGCGGCGTAGATGTTCCTTTTTTTATGCCATACCATTCATTACCTCGTTTTAGGTTACGCATTACATTTACTGGTTTCTCGTTCGTCCAATCGGATAACATCAAGACCAAATCCTTATCGTAATCCAAAGTTTTCTCTTTGGGGTTTATCAATAATGAACCGAAAACTCCACTTTGCTCCTGTAGCATCGTATGGGAATGATACCAATAGGTTCCGGATTGCTTGATGGGGAATTCATATTTGAAAGTGGTTCCTGGCTTAATGGGTGGCGTGGATAAATAAGGAACGCCATCTTGAATATTGGGCAATAAGATTCCGTGCCAATGGACGGAAGTCTCAACGCTCATTTCATTTTTTACGTAAATGACGGCATATTCGCCTTCGATAAATTCCAGAGTTGGTCCTGGAATCGTTCCGTTTACGGTCATTCCCTTAACCTCTTTACCAGCCTTATTGACCATTTCTTCCTTGATGGTCAATGTGTATTCGTGAACTGGCAAATTATCTGTATTTCCTTCATTTTGTGTGAATGCCGTATTGACGTAAAAGAATACGAGCATAAAAGCATAACATATTTTCTTCATTGGATTATTCATTTTTTTCAAAATTAATATTGATATTCAGTAGCTTGTGTCATAATCTTGGTTCATAGTTATATAATTCGGTCTAACGATGTGCGGTCATTTATTTGTTGTGATTTATAAATGGTAAGGCTCATTCCTGTTTCGGTTTTAAATTGCCTGCTTAAATGGTTTATGTTGCTATATTTAAGAATCTGGCCAATTTCAGTGAAATTGAATTCTTGGTTTTGAATGAGCTCTTTTACTTTTTCGATTTTCAATTTGATAAAATATTTTTCTATTGTAATACCTTCCTTTATTGAGAACAATTTGCTCGTTTTGGAATATTCCCTGTTTAGTTTTTCTT
It contains:
- a CDS encoding multicopper oxidase domain-containing protein, whose protein sequence is MKKICYAFMLVFFYVNTAFTQNEGNTDNLPVHEYTLTIKEEMVNKAGKEVKGMTVNGTIPGPTLEFIEGEYAVIYVKNEMSVETSVHWHGILLPNIQDGVPYLSTPPIKPGTTFKYEFPIKQSGTYWYHSHTMLQEQSGVFGSLLINPKEKTLDYDKDLVLMLSDWTNEKPVNVMRNLKRGNEWYGIKKGTSTPLNQVIGRGAFGAQLDFWRQRMEGADIADVYYPAFLVNGKQKPEYPEFKAGEKVRLRVINGSSSTQFWMTFGGGIPTLVSADGKDVVPVEHNKTFIATAETYDFIVTIPDSGKIEFRAMAQDGSGTAMAYIGNGEILPAEIVPRPDKIKMMQQMAKMDMKMGAHALKFQPKKDERFEMKEEYGMQMDGMNPPAGRAGMDGMNGMKMNNEKMNMPKDSMMNKKMAHSKMDHSKMEMKKDSTATMDEMNMKNDDMKMNHSKMEGMKMDDMQMDGMDMNAEYNYDYLKSPEKTSYDKSLPVKEILLNLTGNMQRYIWSMNGVPLNEADKIKIKKGEITRITLNNLTMMHHPMHLHGHFFRVINKNGEYSPLKHTVNVPPMKEVTIEFSGNEGDESGDWFFHCHILYHMMSGMARIYSYDTPRDPRMANYPVSKLINEGDKFYAWSMVDAASHMTEFNFVASNIRNQFNVMAEYGWNQNLEAEVTYERYLHDYLRVFGGVNIENEMEDSLDEISTTAIAGVRFLTPYLFNLDVRMDSKLRPQISLSREIMIFPRTAIFGMYEYQADFGWVDDLPMGDNFSKEVTWNAGIEYFLSRNFSLMASYDNRFGAGGGLSVRF